The following coding sequences are from one Coffea arabica cultivar ET-39 chromosome 11e, Coffea Arabica ET-39 HiFi, whole genome shotgun sequence window:
- the LOC113719417 gene encoding protein PLANT CADMIUM RESISTANCE 2 produces MYPSVSKEYKKSPPPSAPPAPPEPPAPPYSQPPVTGIPVIPPANYHYVDHYQPRPQFPIPTDPSSGSGNWSTGLCDCCSDCSDCSTCCLTCWLPCVTFGQVAEIVDKGSTPCVVSAGLYGLLCYFSGCGCIYSGFYRNRMRRQYMLPESPCPDFLVHCCCECCALCQEHRHLKSQGFDMSLGWRENVERQNGGRTMSSPVIPQGMNR; encoded by the exons ATGTATCCATCTGTATCAAAAGAGTATAAAAAATCTCCACCGCCCTCAGCGCCACCAGCACCACCAGAACCACCAGCACCACCGTACAGTCAGCCTCCGGTGACGGGGATTCCGGTGATACCACCGGCAAACTACCATTATGTCGATCACTATCAGCCACGACCTCAGTTTCCTATTCCAACAGATCCTTCTTCAGGTTCAGGGAATTGGTCCACCGGCCTTTGCGACTGTTGCTCCGATTGCTCCGATTGCTCAACTT GTTGCTTAACATGTTGGTTGCCATGTGTGACTTTTGGACAAGTTGCAGAAATTGTAGACAAAGGATCAACTC CTTGTGTGGTAAGTGCAGGGTTGTATGGGCTGCTATGCTATTTCAGTGGCTGTGGATGCATTTACTCTGGCTTCTACCGCAATAGAATGAGGAGGCAATATATGTTGCCTGAAAGCCCTTGTCCAGATTTTCTTGTTCATTGCTGCTGTGAATGTTGTGCCCTGTGTCAAGAACATCGTCACCTCAAAAGCCAGGGATTTGACATGTCACTTG GTTGGCGTGAAAATGTGGAGAGACAAAATGGTGGACGGACAATGTCTTCACCGGTTATTCCACAAGGAATGAATCGATAG
- the LOC113717702 gene encoding protein PLANT CADMIUM RESISTANCE 2, translating to MFSSKPNEFQKSPVPSAPTPPPETASQPPVTGVPVMPPSYSYTDNYKPQAAAHFHANTTGSWSTGLCDCFSDVPNCCMTCWCPCITFGQIAEIVDEGSTSCGASGALYGLLAYFTGCACIYSCFYRTKLRQQYMLPESPCGDCLVHFCCDSCALCQEYRELKNRGFDMSIGWQGNVAKQNGGVTSVPNFQGGMNR from the exons ATGTTCTCTTCCAAACCCAATGAGTTTCAAAAGTCTCCAGTGCCCTCTGCACCAACACCGCCGCCGGAAACAGCTAGTCAGCCGCCAGTAACGGGCGTTCCGGTCATGCCCCCGAGCTACAGTTATACTGATAATTATAAGCCTCAAGCTGCAGCCCACTTCCATGCTAATACAACTGGTTCATGGTCTACTGGCCTTTGTGACTGCTTTTCCGACGTCCCAAATT GTTGCATGACATGCTGGTGTCCGTGCATAACCTTTGGACAAATTGCAGAAATTGTAGATGAAGGGTCAACTT CCTGTGGAGCAAGTGGGGCACTTTATGGCTTATTAGCCTATTTTACTGGTTGTGCATGCATATATTCTTGCTTCTACCGTACCAAACTGAGGCAGCAATACATGTTACCTGAAAGCCCTTGTGGGGATTGCCTAGTCCATTTTTGTTGTGATTCTTGTGCCTTGTGTCAAGAGTATCGTGAGCTCAAAAATCGTGGATTCGACATGTCAATTG GTTGGCAAGGAAATGTGGCGAAGCAAAATGGTGGAGTGACAAGTGTACCAAATTTTCAAGGAGGAATGAACCGATAG
- the LOC140021528 gene encoding protein PLANT CADMIUM RESISTANCE 2-like: MYSSNPYESQRPPAPSAPPTPPPVKGVPVMPQNYSYGDNYRPQAPGQFHANTPGSWSTGLCGCFSDVSNCCITCWCPCITFGQMAEIVDKGTTSCGTSGALYGLLAYLTGCGCMYSCFYRSKMRRQYMLPETPCGDCLVHFCCETCALCQEYRELKIRGFDMPIGWQGNVEKQNGGVTTAPNFQGGMNR; the protein is encoded by the exons ATGTATTCTTCCAATCCCTATGAGTCTCAAAGGCCACCAGCGCCCTCGGCACCACCAACACCACCGCCGGTGAAGGGCGTTCCGGTCATGCCCCAAAACTACAGTTATGGTGATAATTATAGGCCTCAAGCTCCAGGCCAGTTCCATGCTAATACACCGGGATCATGGTCTACCGGCCTTTGTGGCTGCTTTTCGGACGTATCAAATT GTTGCATAACATGTTGGTGTCCCTGCATAACCTTTGGACAAATGGCAGAAATTGTAGACAAAGGAACAACTT CCTGTGGAACAAGTGGGGCACTTTATGGGTTACTAGCCTATCTTACCGGTTGTGGATGCATGTATTCTTGCTTCTACCGCTCTAAAATGAGGAGACAATATATGCTACCTGAAACCCCTTGTGGGGATTGCCTAGTTCATTTTTGTTGTGAAACCTGTGCCTTATGTCAAGAATATCGTGAGCTCAAAATTCGTGGATTCGACATGCCAATTG GTTGGCAAGGAAATGTGGAGAAACAAAATGGTGGAGTGACAACTGCACCAAATTTCCAAGGAGGAATGAACCGATGA